A stretch of the Sinorhizobium alkalisoli genome encodes the following:
- a CDS encoding ABC transporter substrate-binding protein, which produces MLHKMSLALAVATAVLAVNASAWADITILVPSGSEGDGLRAAAADYAKLKGTKVEIVQAPYANVFEQGANAGATRSGVFDIILMDDPWIPFFAENGHLEDLTTYFKNAGVEGPDDDFLSKSRAICRNPYDEGPYVCLPYVGNAQMFFYDAAKFKEAGVESPETWDDVLKAAKALTEQGGGRYFGYVFRGGQGNPVVADFMPIFWSYGGDMFDEGRTNVTIDTPEGAQAMKMFMSLRDVSPKGVESYNANEVGTAMAAGTAASSINWPNWVATFEDPSQSRMVGKISYSPIPDGTKPGSSEIGHWTMGIMSAAKNKQEAFDFMMWATSPEQIKISAERGNPPVRASVFTDAELTSQEKFRHYPVLMEAIEASTPRPRHPKWPEIENAFGIELSKAVAGTITPEEALKNSQAAVEQITGLK; this is translated from the coding sequence ATGCTGCACAAAATGTCTCTTGCGCTGGCCGTCGCCACTGCAGTGCTGGCGGTCAACGCGTCGGCCTGGGCCGATATCACCATCCTCGTGCCCTCTGGCAGTGAGGGAGACGGCTTGAGAGCCGCCGCCGCCGACTATGCCAAACTGAAGGGCACGAAAGTGGAGATCGTGCAGGCTCCTTATGCCAATGTCTTCGAACAGGGTGCGAATGCCGGGGCGACTCGGTCCGGCGTGTTCGACATCATTCTGATGGACGACCCGTGGATTCCGTTTTTCGCCGAGAACGGGCATCTCGAGGATCTGACCACCTATTTCAAGAATGCCGGTGTCGAAGGGCCGGATGACGACTTCCTGTCGAAATCGAGAGCAATCTGCCGCAACCCCTATGATGAGGGCCCCTATGTCTGTCTTCCCTATGTCGGCAACGCTCAGATGTTCTTCTACGACGCGGCCAAGTTCAAGGAAGCCGGCGTCGAGTCGCCGGAAACCTGGGACGATGTACTCAAGGCAGCCAAGGCGCTGACGGAGCAGGGAGGCGGCCGCTATTTCGGCTATGTTTTCCGCGGTGGCCAAGGCAATCCTGTGGTTGCGGATTTCATGCCGATCTTCTGGTCCTATGGTGGCGACATGTTTGACGAGGGCCGGACGAATGTGACCATCGACACGCCTGAAGGGGCGCAGGCCATGAAGATGTTCATGTCGCTGCGCGACGTCTCGCCGAAAGGTGTCGAAAGCTACAACGCCAATGAAGTAGGCACTGCCATGGCTGCGGGAACCGCCGCATCGTCGATCAACTGGCCGAACTGGGTCGCGACCTTCGAGGATCCGAGCCAGTCGAGAATGGTGGGCAAGATCTCCTACAGCCCGATACCGGACGGCACCAAGCCGGGCAGTTCGGAAATCGGCCATTGGACCATGGGCATCATGTCGGCCGCAAAGAACAAGCAGGAAGCTTTCGATTTCATGATGTGGGCGACCTCGCCCGAGCAGATCAAGATCTCTGCCGAGCGCGGCAACCCGCCGGTCAGGGCATCGGTCTTCACCGATGCGGAGCTGACAAGCCAAGAGAAGTTCCGTCACTATCCGGTGCTGATGGAAGCGATCGAGGCCTCGACGCCGCGGCCGCGCCATCCGAAGTGGCCGGAAATCGAGAACGCTTTCGGAATCGAACTCTCCAAGGCCGTCGCAGGCACGATCACGCCGGAAGAGGCACTGAAGAACTCGCAAGCCGCGGTCGAACAGATCACCGGGCTGAAATAG
- a CDS encoding ABC transporter ATP-binding protein: MASVRFENVTKKFGDFVAVANFNLEIKDKEFLVLLGPSGCGKTTTMRMVAGLEEPTSGDIYIDSDRINDVLPKYRDVAMVFQSYALYPHLTVEDNIGYPLKIRKVPPDMYKRRIAEVARRVELDTMLKRLPKELSGGQRQRVALARAIVRTPRVFLMDEPLSNLDAKLRTQMRAELKHLQHELQVTTIYVTHDQIEAMTLAHRVAVMNRGVIEQLGTPRDIYSNPRTLFVAGFIGSPAMNLIPGEMRGGVFASAGLKVGGAGRIDLHRAVLGVRPEDIQVTSAGAPDANLVAPIYSVELTGENTLVSLQLGGELITLRADKNFPGQIDQPVGVKIAADRMFLFDAETERRVDFQPDR; the protein is encoded by the coding sequence ATGGCCTCCGTCAGGTTCGAAAACGTGACCAAGAAGTTCGGCGACTTCGTAGCCGTGGCCAATTTCAACCTTGAAATCAAGGACAAGGAGTTCCTCGTTCTGCTCGGGCCGTCCGGCTGCGGCAAGACGACGACGATGCGGATGGTGGCTGGTCTCGAAGAGCCGACCTCGGGCGACATCTACATCGACTCCGACCGCATCAACGACGTGCTGCCGAAGTACCGCGACGTCGCAATGGTCTTTCAGTCCTATGCGCTCTACCCGCACCTGACGGTCGAGGACAATATCGGCTATCCATTGAAGATTCGCAAAGTGCCACCCGACATGTACAAGCGCCGCATTGCCGAAGTGGCGCGCCGCGTCGAGCTTGATACCATGCTGAAACGCCTGCCCAAGGAACTCTCCGGCGGCCAACGCCAGCGTGTGGCGCTCGCTCGCGCCATCGTGCGCACGCCGCGCGTCTTCCTGATGGACGAGCCACTCTCCAACCTCGACGCAAAGCTGCGCACGCAGATGCGCGCGGAACTGAAGCACCTTCAGCACGAATTGCAGGTGACGACGATCTATGTGACGCACGACCAGATTGAGGCGATGACGCTTGCCCACCGCGTCGCGGTCATGAACAGGGGCGTCATCGAACAGCTTGGGACGCCGAGGGATATCTATAGCAATCCGCGAACGCTGTTTGTCGCCGGCTTCATCGGGTCGCCGGCGATGAACCTCATCCCCGGGGAGATGAGGGGCGGTGTTTTCGCGAGCGCCGGCTTGAAGGTTGGAGGGGCCGGCCGCATCGATCTCCATCGTGCGGTGCTGGGCGTGCGTCCCGAAGACATCCAGGTGACGAGCGCCGGGGCCCCGGACGCCAATCTCGTCGCGCCGATCTATTCGGTGGAACTCACCGGCGAGAACACGCTGGTCAGTCTGCAGCTTGGCGGCGAGCTCATCACCCTGCGCGCCGACAAGAATTTCCCCGGTCAGATCGACCAGCCCGTCGGCGTCAAGATCGCCGCGGATCGTATGTTCCTGTTCGATGCGGAGACGGAGCGGCGTGTGGACTTTCAGCCAGATCGCTAA
- a CDS encoding carbohydrate ABC transporter permease yields the protein MKSSSAASLETGGRFERWAERRLRYLMLAPAVLILLALTIFPSLYMFYAAVHRISPNPDLPWQFVGAANFARLLSDGQFQVALRNTAIFTTVAVSVEFLLGLGLALLLDKYIRRLTFLKTVLMVPMMLPPIAVAITWKLIYEPQFGVLNEIMYRLGLPTQAWAGDVDLAMFSIIVADVWQWTPFIFLLMLAGLASLPVEPYEAAELDGASSWRQFWDLTIPFLKPVIAIALLLRVMDALRLFDLVFILTGGGPADRTKVLSLYIYQVAYRFADPGYAAAISLFVLFVTVVLSTWFMKRMRLVE from the coding sequence ATGAAAAGCAGTTCCGCCGCGTCGCTCGAAACCGGAGGTCGGTTCGAACGCTGGGCGGAACGCCGCCTGCGCTATCTAATGCTTGCGCCGGCAGTCCTCATCCTTCTGGCGCTGACGATCTTTCCAAGCCTCTACATGTTCTATGCGGCCGTTCATCGGATCAGTCCGAATCCGGATCTACCCTGGCAATTCGTTGGCGCCGCCAACTTCGCCCGTCTTCTTTCCGACGGCCAGTTCCAGGTGGCCTTGCGCAACACGGCGATCTTCACGACGGTTGCGGTCTCGGTCGAGTTTCTGCTTGGGCTCGGTTTGGCCCTGCTCCTCGACAAATATATCCGGAGGCTGACCTTTCTGAAGACGGTGCTGATGGTTCCAATGATGCTGCCGCCGATCGCGGTGGCGATCACCTGGAAGCTCATCTATGAGCCGCAATTCGGCGTGCTGAATGAGATCATGTACCGCCTCGGGCTTCCGACTCAGGCCTGGGCGGGCGATGTCGACCTGGCGATGTTCTCGATCATCGTCGCCGATGTCTGGCAGTGGACTCCCTTTATTTTCCTCCTGATGCTGGCCGGGCTCGCGAGCCTGCCGGTGGAGCCCTACGAGGCTGCCGAGCTCGATGGCGCCTCATCCTGGCGGCAGTTCTGGGATCTTACCATTCCCTTCCTGAAGCCGGTCATCGCCATTGCGCTGCTGCTGCGAGTCATGGATGCGCTGCGGCTGTTCGACCTGGTCTTCATCCTCACGGGGGGCGGCCCGGCGGACCGCACCAAGGTGTTGAGCCTCTACATCTACCAGGTCGCCTACCGTTTCGCCGATCCCGGCTATGCGGCGGCGATTTCGCTCTTCGTGCTGTTCGTGACGGTCGTCCTCAGCACTTGGTTCATGAAACGCATGCGTTTAGTGGAGTGA
- a CDS encoding carbohydrate ABC transporter permease yields MAMIFKTRSRSRETLLRLAAYGTILVALVLTLFPVYWIAANSFKFDIDIFAVPPEWVPRNPTLKHYDQAFIERPFLRYALNSFLVAVGTTAIAVIFGTMAGYALARFTYPRQWRKHVSFWILSTRMMPPIVSIIPLYLFFNYFDMLNTKAALIIAYTAFNLPFATWMMKSYFQDLPVELEEAAIVDGDTRWGAFLHVALPLARPGLAATAIFCLIISWNEFLLALVITLTEQSQTLPIGIAGRVTQYTTYWGEISAAGFMACVPIVIFAFIVQKHLVRGLSLGAVKG; encoded by the coding sequence ATGGCGATGATATTCAAGACGCGCAGCCGCAGCCGGGAGACGCTGCTTCGCCTTGCCGCCTATGGGACGATACTCGTCGCGCTGGTCCTAACGCTTTTTCCCGTCTACTGGATTGCCGCGAACTCGTTCAAATTCGACATCGACATCTTCGCCGTGCCGCCCGAATGGGTGCCGCGCAACCCGACGCTGAAGCATTACGATCAGGCCTTCATCGAGCGCCCATTCCTGCGCTATGCGCTGAACAGTTTTCTCGTCGCGGTGGGAACGACCGCAATTGCCGTAATCTTCGGCACCATGGCGGGCTACGCGCTGGCGCGGTTCACGTATCCCCGGCAGTGGCGCAAACACGTTTCTTTCTGGATCCTGTCTACGCGCATGATGCCGCCGATCGTCAGCATCATTCCGCTCTACCTTTTCTTCAATTACTTCGACATGCTCAACACGAAGGCGGCGCTGATCATCGCCTATACGGCTTTCAACCTGCCTTTTGCGACCTGGATGATGAAGAGTTATTTCCAGGATCTTCCGGTCGAGCTCGAAGAGGCGGCGATCGTCGACGGCGACACGCGCTGGGGCGCGTTCCTGCACGTGGCCCTTCCGCTCGCGCGACCGGGCCTCGCGGCAACCGCCATCTTCTGCCTGATCATCTCCTGGAACGAATTCCTGCTGGCACTGGTCATTACGCTCACCGAACAGTCGCAGACGCTGCCGATCGGCATCGCCGGACGTGTGACGCAATACACGACCTATTGGGGCGAGATCAGCGCCGCCGGCTTCATGGCCTGCGTGCCGATCGTTATTTTCGCTTTCATTGTGCAGAAACACCTCGTCCGGGGCCTTTCCCTCGGCGCCGTCAAGGGTTGA